CGGTCACTCGGCGGCGCGGCGCTCCCCGCCCTTGATCAGGCCGACATGCGCCATGGCCTCGCGCACCTTGGCCTTGCTCGCCTCCTGAATTTCGCAAAGCGGCAGCCGAAGCTCCGCCGTGCAAAGCCCGAGAAGGCTCGCGGCGTACTTGACCGGTCCCGGGCTCGCCTCGATGAATAGCGCCTGATGGAGCGGCGTGAGCTTCTCGTTGATCGTCCTCGCCTTGGAGACATCGGACTTCTGCCAGGCAACATGCATCTCCGAACAGAGCTTCGGCGCCACATTCGCGGTAACCGAAATGCAGCCGTGCCCGCTTTGCGCGAGGAATGCGAGTGACGTGCCGTCCTCACCCGACAAGAGCGAGAATTTAGCGCCGATCGCAAGTTTCGTGCGCACTGGCCGCGCCAGATCGTTGGTTGCGTCCTTAACACCGACGACGCGCGGCAGTTCCGCAAGGCGCGCCATGGTCTCGATCGTCATGTCGATGACGCTGCGGGGCGGGATATTGTAAACGATGATCGGAAGCGCGCAGGAATCATGAATGGCCTTAAAGTGGCGATAGAGACCTTCCTGGGTCGGCTTGTTGTAGTAGGGGGTGACCACAAGCTGGGCATCCGCACCCGCCTTCTCGGCATGCTTCGCGAAATCGATCGCTTCCGCGGTACAGTTAGAGCCGGTACCCGCGACGACCGGGACACGCCCCTTGGCCGTCTCGATGCAAAGCTCGGTAACGCGCTTGTGCTCGGCGTGGCTCAAGGTCGGCGACTCGCCGGTCGTGCCGCAGGGCACCACGCCATGAACGCCTTCCTTGATCTGCCAGTCGACGAAGGATTGGAACGCCTTCTCATCCACCCGTCCATCGCGGAACGGGGTGATCAGCGCGGTCAAACATCCTTTGAACATGGCATTTATCCTCGTTACGGGAACTCTCCAATCAACCGACCTTAAACCGGGCCTGCAGCAGCGGCAAGTGTCGCAATGCCTGAATTTTAACGAAATTAACCAAGCGCAAACTTGGCGGCGACTAATCTTGCGCATAAAATTCGAGACGATCGGGGAAGCGCTGGGCCGCGTTGCGGCCCGCGCTGGGGAAGGATGGACGTGAGGGCAGGTTTACTCGCTTTCGGCGCAATGCTGGGGATTTTGGCCGCGGGGGCGGCCGCGGCCGATTCTTCCGGTCTTTCCACGGAGGATCGGGAAATCTACAAGGCTGCTTTTCATGCCGCCGACGTCAACCGTTGGACCGACGCGAAGAGCCTTGCAAGCCAAGCGAAGGACCCCATACTCGCCAAGGTCATCACTTGGCTCTATGTCATCCGCCCGACTTCGGATGCAAATTTCGACGAAATCGCCGGCTTCTGCGAGGATAACCCCGACTGGCCGAAGCCTGAGTTATTGCGCGAGCGCGGGGAGGCAGCACTCCCGGACGACATGGCGCAAAGCCGCGTGCGCGCTTATTTCGAGCGCAATACCCCTGTTTCGGCCACGGGTAAGGTCCGCTATGCCGAAGCCCTTATGGCGACAGATGAGGAAAAGGCGGGCGCCGACCTGTTGCGCAAGGCATGGATCGAAGGGAATTTCGGCGAGCGACAGGAGCAACTGGTGCTCGAAAAGCACCGGGACCTGATTCGATCCGCGGACAATAATGCAAGGCTGGATCGCCTTCTTTGGGACGGGCAGACACACGCGGCACGCGCGTTGATGCGCCACGTCGATTCGGCGCACGCGGCACTCGCGGATGCCCGCCTGCGCCTCCAGGGAATGGAGCTCGGCGTCGAGCGCGCCATCAGTCGAGTGCCAGGGGACCTTCAGGGCAATCCGGGGTTGCTTTTCGACCGTCTGCGCTGGCGTCAACACAAGGACATGGACGACGAAGCTGCGGCGATTCTCTTTCACCCGCCCGCGGATCTGGTGCGTCCCGAGCTCTGGTGGCAGGCGCGTGCCGTACAGGTGCACCGCGCGCTAGGCCAGGGCCGGGTCCGCGAAGCGCTTCGGTTGGCCGAAAACCACGGGCAGAAGCCCGGCACCACAAATTATGCGGACGCCGAATGGCTTGCGGGTTGGATTGAGCTGCGCCTGCTGCACGAACCGAAACAGGCCCTGAAGCACTTCGACGCAGTGGCGGACGCTGTGCGCTACCCGATCAGCCGCGCGCGCGCGGAATATTGGCAGGGGCGTGCCCAAGAGGATTTGGGGAAGAGCAAGGAAGCAAGCGACTCTTTTGCGGCGGCGGCCAATTTCAGTGCAACCTATTACGGACAGGTCGCCGCATTGCGAATCGACGCATCCGCACGCTTCGTCCTGCCACCCTCGCCCAAGCCGGCCGTTTTCCAGCGCGAGGTCTTCGAGAGCAAGGAACTCGTGCGCGTTGTTCGCGCCCTTGGCCAGGTCGGGGAGGAGGATCTCAAAGAAGTCTTCATCAAGCGCCTCGGCGGTCTTGCGACCACACCCGAAGAGGCCGTGCTGGTCGCGGATCTCGCGGTTTCGGAAATGAGGCCGGACCTCGCGGTGCGCCTTGCGCGCCAAACCTGGCACGGCGAGGTTCCGCTCACCGTCCACAGTTATCCCACAAGGACGCTGCCGCCTACCGTTTCGACGGAGGGTGCCCTCGTTCTCGCCGTGATCCGGCAGGAGAGTGCATTCGATCCGCGAGCCGTGAGCCGTGCCGGTGCGCTCGGTCTGATGCAGTTGATGCCGGCAACCGCTCGCAAGACCGCAAGCGGCCTCGGTCTCCGGTACGCATCGAACCGCCTCACCGACGACCCCGACTATAACGTGCAAGTGGGGAGTGCCTACCTCACCCAATTGCTCGATGATTTCGGCGGCAGCTACGCGTTGGCGCTCGCAGCATATAACGCTGGTCCCGCGCGCGTGCGCGAATGGATGCGAGACAATGGCGATCCTCGCTCGCCGCAGGTCGATATGATCGACTGGATCGAGATGATTCCATTCGACGAGACTCGGAATTATGTACAGCGCGTGCTCGAAGCGCTGAACATCTACCGTGAGCAGATCGGCGGCGTGCGCGTCGGTCTCGACGGCGAAAATTCAGGACAAAATGGCGCCAGCGAACCTTAGCGCCCCTCGGTGCTCGGCGGCGCGTTTATAATATCATTTGGCTCGTCTCCCACCTTGGGGTCACGAAAATTTGGATTTCCTTCTTTTATAAAACTTGCGACAACTTGCAGCCATGAAACGACTCGATGGTATCCGCGCTTGCGTTTTCGACGCATACGGCACGATTTTCAACTTCACGTCTGCGGCGGCGAAATGCCGCGATGATCTTGGCGACAAGGCAGGACCGCTTGCCACACTCTGGCGCGACAAGCAATTACAATACACATGGCTGCGCACGCTGATGGGGCGCCACGCCGACTTCTGGCAGGTGACGACAGACGGGCTCGATTTCGCTCTCGAAACCCTCGGGTTGAACGATCCCAACCTGCGCAACCGGCTGATGCAGTGCTATATGACGCTCGACTGCTTTCCGGAGGTGCCAGAACTCCTGAAGCGCCTCAGGGCGGCCGGATTGAAGACGGCGATCCTTTCGAATGGCACGCCCAATATGCTCGCCGCCGCCGTGAGCGCGGCCGGTCTCGGCGCGCATCTTGACGCGGTGATATCCGTTGAGGAGGTGGGCGTTTACAAGGTGCATCCGAAGGTCTATCAACGCGCCGTGGATCGATTGGGCGTGAAGCCTGCGGAGATTTCCTTCCAGTCCTCGAATGCGTGGGACGCACATGCGGCATCGGCCTTCGGCTTCAAGGTCGTGTGGTGCAACCGCTATGGCCAACGGGTAGAGCGGCTTCCGGGCAGCCCCAACTTCGAAGTGAAGAGCCTCGCGGAGCTGCCGGCGTTGCTCGGGCTCTGAGTCGAGGCGGTGTGCGATGCCGAATGGCTACCGCGAGGGACGCTATCGCAGCCAGGACGACATCGACCTCTACTTCCGCGATTACGGAGATCCGGGTTCAACGGAGCTTCCACTCCTATGTCTCACGGGTCTCACGCGTAATTCGCGGGATTTCGAGCGCTTGGCCCTGCACTACGCAGCCGAACGGCGTGTCATCTCGCCGGACTATCGCGGACGCGGGCGCTCGCAATACGATCCCAACTGGCGCAACTACCGGCCTGAAGTCTATCTCAACGATATCCGCCATCTTCTCGCCCTACTGGATGTGCACAAGACGGTCGTGATCGGCACCTCCCTCGGAGGGATTCTCGCGATGGCGCTCGGAGCGCTGCAGCCGGTTGCTATTGCGGCCGTCGTCCTCAACGATATCGGCCCGGAGGTGGCGTCTAAGGGGCTGGGGCGCATCCTCGATTACATCAGCGTCGATCGCCCCGAGCGCGACTGGCCGAGCGCCATCGAGAGCCTGAAAAGGCTTTTCCCCTCCCTTTCGGCCGCGACTCCAGAAGACTGGCAGCGCGTGGCGGAAGGCACCTTCCGCATGGGCGAAGACGGCTTGCTTCATTTCGACTGGGACGTGGCGCTCGTCAAACCGATCGCCGGAAGCAGCGATGCGCTGCCTGATCTCTGGCCTCTCTTCCGCGGTTTGCCGAAAGTGCCGGTGCTCGCCGTGCGCGGCGGTGTTTCGGATGTATTGACTGAGGCGACCTTCGAGCGCATGGCGGCGGCAAGGCCAGACTTGATGCGAGCGACCGTCCCGGCAGTCGGTCACGCGCCTTCGCTCGAAGAGCCGATTGCCTGCCAGGCGATCGACGCTCTACTGGGGAGACTGACAGCCTAATCCAAGGCGGCGCGCCACGCGTGCCCCGGCACGAGAAGTGCGAAGCCAGGCACCGGAATCGGACGGCCCCAAAAGTCGCGATCAGTCGGAGGACGCCGCGACCCCGTTGGTCGTTGCCTCGCTCGAAGACGAGCGTCGGTTAGCGGCCCAGCTCGTCAGCGATGATTGCGTGGTCGCCTCGGCGGCGTTGAGACGCTTGCACGTGCCCTCGAACTGAGCACCCGCCTCGATCGCAAGGCTGTCGTGCCAAATATCGCCCTGCACGCGCGAGGTGCGCGCCAGCACGATGGTCTTGGCCCGAATTTGGCCGACGACCGCGCCCGCGACCGTTACGGTGTCGGCCGTTATGGCGCCCTTCACCGACCCGCCCTCGCCGATCGTCAACCGCGTCGTCTTCACGTCGCCCTCGACATTTCCGTCGATCTGGATGTCCCCCTCGGAGACAAGGCCGCCATTGACGGTGAGATCGCTGCTTACAATCGAAGGCATGGCTGGTTTCCCGCTCGAAGTTTTCTCGCTGATGCGCGGAGATTCCGCTCCGGCACCCTTGGCGCTAGTCTTTGCTGTAAACATATTCGCCTGCCTCGATGAATTTGACTGGATTCTGGTGGCGGCCGTCGACGATGACTTCGTAGTGTAGGTGCGTGCCGGTGCTGCGTCCCGTGCTGCCGATCACGCCGATTTGCGTTCGCGCCGCCACCCTTTGACCGACATGCACGTTAACCGACTTCAAATGGGCGTAACGCGTTTTAATGCCCATTCCATGATCGATCTCGACCATTTTGCCAAAAAGACCTTGCCAGCCCGCGAATTCGACTTTCCCTGGCGCGGTCGAAAAGACGGCTGCGCCGGTATCGGCCCCAAGATCGACACCCTCGTGCATGGCGGTTCGTCCATTGAGCGGATCGATACGCGGCCCGAACTCGCTCGTGATGTGATAGTTGTCCACGGGCGAGGTCAACGGCAATCGCTCGAGCACACGGCGCAAGCCCTCTCGGCGCTGCTCCTGAATGTCGAGTGCGGAAACCATCCGGTCGAAGTCGCCGGACCGCACGCTGGCGCTGTCCGACGATGGCGGCTTGCCGACGTTATAGGCGATGAACGGACCGCCCACCCCACCCTTGCCCACACCACGTTCGGAGGCATCTCTGCGCGTTTCGGCGAGCAGCCTGTTCACATCGAGCCCAATCATGGCGATTATGCGCTCGACCTTGCCGCTCCTGCCTTCGGCGCGCTGACTCAAGCGCGCCATCAGAATCTGCTGATCGGACGAGAGTGTCGCGATCTGCTGCTGGAGGTCTGCGACCTGCCGCAACGCAGCATCGCTCTCGCTCTTCGATCGCTCTTCCGCCGCAGTGGCTGCTTTCAAGCGCAGATTGAGTGACGCCACAGCATCGTCGAGCTCGCCGTTCTTGTGTCTGATCTCGGCTAGTTCGGCGTCGATGGCACCGCGTTGGCGCGCCATCTCCGCCGTCGCGGCAATCGAGCGATCGCGTTCTACTTGCGACGCCTCCAAACGGCTAGCGAGTTCGGCCAAATTCCCCGTGAGATCGGCGTTATGCGCCTCGAGAGCGATAAGCGCCAATTGACTCTCGATGCGCATATCCCCAGTGATCATCGGTTCGCGCTGCTTGACCGGGCCGCGATCAAGCATATCGCGATACGCCAGCTGGACCTTTTCGTTGGCAACATCAAGTTCGGCGGCGATGCGGTCGTAAGCAGCTTGTACCTCGGCAAGTTTCCTGTGACTTGCCGCAAGGCGTGCATCATAGGAAAAATAAACATAGGTGGCGTGCAGCGACCAGCAGACGAGCGCCGTAAATAGCATGAAAAAGCCGGCTTGGCGCGATCGCGAGAGCGTCAGGTACCTGACCTGCCCGTTCTCGCGCAAGAATATTTGCCTCTCCTGAAATGCGGCGCCAAGAACCCGGCGCGCCGCACGATCGACTCCCAGAAAACCCATGCTCCGCCTCGCCTCCTGTCGGTGTCTCCGGCAAGCTTCGCGGATTCGCATGCTACTCGCGTACACTCGCGCATCCGCTGCGCCGGTAAATCCCACAGTCGTCGAAACGGCCGGATCGCCAAGCCAGACGCGTTCCACGTCCTCGCTCGGGCGCACAGATGAAGCCGGCCCCTCCGTACTCCTTCTCCGACACGATCAAACCATCGCGTTCGCGTCGGGGGAGCATGTCCTCCAGCGTCGACCGTAGCTTGCGCCCGGAAGCCATGCAAGCAATGATTCGTGACAACATTAGGACGAGTAATGTAGCGCCCAACTACTATAGAGATATATTATGTGCAGCCGCGACTGCGGCAATCCGAAGCTTGGCAGCTACATACGGTATTTTACCGGCAATCTCGGACAAAATTTACGGCGAGCAATCGGGTTTGCTTTTCTCAAGTCGTCTCCATTTATCATTTGCTAGCAATGAAACGCGCGACTCTCCTCTTTTTATCTTGCACGCTCACGGCGATCATCGGTTTGTCCTATTGGTCCTACGAAGGGCGGCTCAAAGCCGTACCCGATGCAGGCGTCAGCCAGATCGACAGCGTGTCCTTCAGCCCCTATCGGCGCGGGCAGAATCCTCTCGCACACATTACGCCCACGCTCACGGAGATTTCGCAGGACATCGAGGTGCTCGCGGGACGCGTCGGAACCGTTCGAACCTATACGAGTCTCGAAGGGCTCGAGATGGTCCCGCGATTTGCCCGTCCCCTCGGCTTGAAGGTTATGCAGGGCGCTTGGCTCGGTCGAGAGCCTGACGTGAACGAACGAGAAATTCGGAGCGTGATCGATCTTGCCAACCGTTATCCCGACGTCATCGACCGCGTCGTTGTCGGCAATGAGGTGCTTTTACGCAAGGATCTTACGGCAGAGCAACTCGCCGGCTACATCGAACGCGTAAGGGCGGCCGTAAAGCAGCCCGTGACCTACGCCGACGTATGGGAATTCTGGCTTAGGAATCCGCAGCTCGCTCCTCATGTCGATTTCATAACGATCCATATCCTCCCTTATTGGGAGGACGATCCTATCGCGATCGAACATGCTGTCGATCACGTCATGGCGATTTACGCACGCGTACGCGCTGCCTTTCCTGGAAAGCGCGTGATGATCGGCGAGGTCGGCTGGCCGAGCGAAGGGCGCATGCGCGATGGAGCGTTGCCAAGCCCCGCCAACCAAGCACGGCTCGTTCGCGGCTTTCTCAAGGCGGCCAACGGACAGGGCGTTGACTACAACATATTTGCCGCCTTCGACGAACCATGGAAGACGGCACTCGAAGGAACCGTGGGCGGACATTGGGGCATCTTCGACGCAGACAGAAATCCGAAATTCGCACTCGCGGGCCCCATTTCCGACGATCCGGCGTGGCGATGGCATTTTGCGCTGTCGGCACTTTTCGCGTCGATTGCGACCATTCTCCTCGGGCGAAGCCATGAGAGGCTGCGATTTGCCGGCCTGGTGATTGTCGCCAGTGCGGCGCAGGCGTTCGGCATCTTCCTCGTCCTCGACCTGCGGTACGCGGCTGCAACCTCGTACACACCCACAGGCTGGCTCCTCGCGATTGCGGGATTTGTCGCGAATCTCTTCCTCGCAGCACTTCTTCTGCGCGCACTTGCCGACTCACTTTCGGGGCGGCCCTGGCCAACAACGCCGCTGCCGACCGCGGAGGAGGCGCTTAACTTCCTGCGCGGGCGCCCGACCCGTGGACCCACACTCGGCGAACGGGCTCTCGGCATGCTTCAGTTCGGCTTCATTGTCGCGGCGGCAGTCATTGCGATCACACTCGTTGTCGATCCGCGCTATCGCGACTTCCCGAGCGAGGTGTTCCTCTTGCCGGCTGTCGGTTTCGCCGCACTTGCAATTTTCCGCGACAGACGGGCGCCACTGCATGCAAGCCTGCGCGAGGAATCCCTGCTCGTCGCCTTGCTTGTTTTTGGCGCCATCGGCGCGTTTCTTGCTGAGAGCCTCGCGAGCCTTGAACGAATCGGCTGGCACACGGCACTCGCCGGAGCCGGGCGCGCACTCGAGAATAGCGAGGCGCTTGGATGGAGTGCCACATTGCTCCTTCTGGCCTTGCCCTGGACGCTCAAGCTTGCGGCGCGCGGCGGTGCGGTCCCAGCGCCGGCCGTGGCCTGACGCTTGCAATCAGTCCGAATACGAGCGCCAGCGCTCCCATCCCGACATTGTAGTTGACGATGGCGACGACGGAGAGCGCTGCCGCGGCGATCGCCGGCACTCGACCTCCCCGAAAGAGGGCCACGAGGCCTGCAACAACGGCTGCGGCACCGAAGAGCAGATTATGCTGACCAGCCAGGATCGCGAAATGAATCGAACACCACCCGGGATGCGGCTTTACATTGCAGATGAGCGCTACATCGCTCGGTTCGACAAATCGCTCGCGGAGCCACCAGCTCCCGCCATAGGCGAGCGTCATCGCGGCGAGCCCAATCCAAAAGAAGCGCGAGGCGAGGAGTCGCATGCTTAGCATGCGTTCGGAAAGGATAGATGCATGCTCAACCATCCCTTCCGACTCGCGAGCGAAGCCCGCTTCCTTGCGTCACGCACGAATGCGCGCGCGCGCAAGCAATTTGAGTAAGGAAGGGTTCGATTCCAACCGATCATGACCTAATGAGGAGCCTCGATACGCTCCGGCTCCGGCACCTCGCCCGCGGGCATCTTCGCCGCTTCGTCCCGCTCGAACCCATAGGCCGCGCGCACGATATAAAGCGGCCGTCCCTTCACCTCGTTGAATACGCGGCCAATGTAGTCGCCGATGATGCCAAGTGTGAGGAGCTGCATGCCGCCAAGGAACAGGATTGTTACAATGATCGACTCATATCCGGGCACATCGATGCCGTAGATTGCCGTGCGCAACAGGCGAATTACGATGTAGACGAATGCCAGGAGCGATATCGCCGCACCGATCAAGCCCCAAACCTTGAGCGGAAAATTCGAGAAAGCCGTGAGACCGTCGAATGCAAACCGGAGCAGCTTGAAGAAGCCCCACTTGGTGTTACCCTTCTCCCGTTCTACGGGGTTGAACGTCACACCGGTTTGGCGGAACCCGACCCACGCGAATATGCCCTTCATGAAACGGGTGCGTTCCGGCATGCCATTGATCACGTCCACGACGCGCCGATCGAGGAGCCGGAAATCGCCCGCACCGGCTGGCAAGGGGACGTCGGAAAGCCGGTCGAAGATCCAATAGAACGCATGGGCGAAGAAGCGGGCAGGCCCGCTTTGGTATGCACGATTCGCCCGAAGGGCATAGACCACGTCGAAACCTTGGCGCCATTTTTCGATCATGTCGGGAATAAGTTCCGGCGGATGCTGGAGGTCCGCATCGATCGGAATCACGATGTCGCCGCGCGCGCGTGCCAATCCCGCCGAGAGCGCAGGTTCCTTGCCAAAGTTGCGTGAGAAATCGATGATCCGCACGCTGGAATGCTGCGCACGCGCCACGATCAGGCGCTCCAGACTGTTGTCTCGGCTGCCGTCGTTGATGCAGACGATTTCCCAGGGAAGACCAGTTCCATCGAGAACGGCAACGACCCGCGTGAAAAAAGAGTCGATATTGGCACCCTCATTGAAGATAGGCACCACGACCGAGAGGAGCGCAATCCTCCGGCCGCCAGAGGCGGGCCCGCCATTTGTCGAACTGGCGCGCAAGGACGCCATCAACCGCTCTCCCTTGTCTGCGTTACCGGGTCGGAGTTCGGCAGCGGCGCGCTTTCAGCTCGAATCCCGACGCGGTCGATTTTATATAGGATCGCATATTGCGTCCAAAAGGGTCATGGAATCGATGCCAGACAACGTTACCCCACACCGAAACGGCGATTCCTTGCCCGTTGGCATCGTCCTTTGCGCCGACGATTATGGGATCGCACCCGGCGTGGGGGAAGCGATTCGCCATCTTTTGAGCCTCGGCAGGATAAGCGCCACGAGCTGCATGACCGGAAGCGCCTTCTGGCCGGAGGAGGCGCGCGCGCTCAAGCCGTATGCCGAAAGGGCCGATATCGGCCTTCATATCACCTTGACCGATCAGGCCCCGCTCGCCGCTATGCCGCATCTAGCACCCCAAGGTCGCATGCCAAGCATCTTTCGGATGATTTTCCTCTCCCATGGGCGCTGGCTTGCACGCCCCTCGATTCGAAGCGAACTCAAGACCGAGATTGCACGCCAATTCGACCGCTTTCAGTCTGAATTCGGCCGCCCGCCCGCCTATCTCGACGGGCACCAGCACGTGCATCAGCTGCCCGTCGTGCGAGACCTCGTCATCGAGCTTTTTCGCGAGCGCCTCAGTCGTGACGGCGCTTACTTACGCTATTGCACCGAGCGCTTGGGTGCGATCCTCCGGCGGCGGTACTATGCGGGCGAGTCGCTCGGTATCGCGGTTCTCGGTCGTCGCTTTGCGCAGCGCGCCCGCAAAGCCGGCATCCCCGGAAACCGCCGATTCAGCGGCGTTCACGACTTTTCGGGCCGCATACCATATGGCGTTTTGTTCGAGAGCTTCGTCGCGAACGCGTCGGCGGGCACCCTTGTCATGTGCCATCCCGGGATCGCCGATGGTGCCCTCGCAGTCGCCGACCGTGTTACCTCTCGACGTCAGGAAGAATATCAGTATTTTCTAAGCAATGATTTCTTGGAATCACTAAAAAGACATAAGGTATCGATTTCTCGATTCGCAAATAAGTAGTATTGTGTGCAATCGTAGATCATGGCGATTGCCTTTCATTCCCACGGCCGTCAACAAACTCGCCGCTGACCACAGCGGACCGGAGAATATTCAGCGTCCGTTCATCTTATATCTGTTATGAGCCTCTGGATAGCGAGGCATGCAATCCCTTGAGAGGGCTTTGAACGGCTTGAAGCGGCATCGCCGTAGCGCTAACAAGTTAAGCACATCAACCACATAAACTAGGGTCGCGACCGCCTCCCAACCATGTCCCACCTCGAGAGCACCCTCGCCCGGGAAAAGACGATCGCGGCGCCCTGGACCCTGTTGGCGGTCCTTGGGGCAGCGCTGGTGCTTGCCCTACCCGCTCTCTGGAATGGCTATCCGCTCGTCTACTACGACAGCGTCGATTACGTGATCATGCCGTTCAGTTGGGACATGCCGATCTACCGCACCGGCGCCTATGGGGTATTCTCGTTGACGGCACGCCTTACCCACAGCCTGTGGGGCCCGGTCGTCGTCCAGTCCCTGATCGTCGCCTACGTATTGCACGAAGCCTTCCGGCTTTTCACACCCACCATCGCGAATCGGGCTCTCATCGTCGGCACCCTGCTACTTTCCGTCGTGAGCGGACTGCCCTGGGTCACCAGTGAAATCATGCCGGATGCATTTACCGGCGTGGTCGTTCTTGCAACGCTCGTGCTTGCCTTCCATGACGGTAGTCTCCCCCGGTACCGGAGCGCAGCACTGGTCGCGATCCTTGCCGTCGCTACGGCCGTGCATACCTCGCACTTTGCGATCCTGGGCGGCCTGATCGTCTGCCTTCACGCCGCCAAGTGGGCTGTGCGACTCGGCATTCCAGTTCTGTTGCCGAAGCTGCGGATGGTGCTCGTCGGCTTCGTCGTCGCATTGGGCGTCGCAACCGGTTCCAACTGGCTCATGACAGGGCGGCCCTTCCTGATGCAGCCGAGTGCGGTACTTACACTTGGCCTTCTCGTTCAGGACGGACTTGCAAAACAATATCTCGACGAAGTGTGCCGCAAGCCTGGGCCGGACAAGCCGCGCCTGTGCATGGCGCGCAATCGTTTGCCGGACAATGCCAATGCCTTCATTTGGCACGATCCCGACTTCTGGAAGCTTGGCGGCTGGTCGGGAATTGAGGGCGAGGCGCACCGCATCGTCGACGGTTGCCTGAGCAGGTATCCGTTCACCTATGCATGGACCTCCGTCAAGCTGATGTTCAGCCAGCTCGCCATGGTCGAGACGGGTGATGGGATGACACCCATGCAGCATTTCATCGGGCACGCGATCAGGGACTACTATCCGCGCGAGATGACCGCGTTCTCCAATGCCAGACAACAGGCGGATATCGATTTCAGCGCTGCAAACAGCGTTCAAGTGCCAGCGGAAATTGCGAGCTTCATCCTGTTGTTTCCGCTTATCTGGTTTGCGTGGCGTCAGCGCGATCGCTTGAGCCTTACGGTCGCGTCACTTGTGCTGCTCGCCCTTCTCGGCAACGCCTTCGTGTGCGGTGCGCTCTCGAATCCGAACGATCGCTACCAGAACCGCATTGTCTGGGTCGCCATATTGACACTGGGCGTAGGCGGCCTGCGCCTTAAAGAGGCCTCAGGCGACGGTAGTGCCAATCGCTCGCGATATGAAGTGGCTTCATGAGCACGCGCGTGCGCAAATATCTCGCGCCGGCCTTCGCGTGCATTGCCCTCCTGGCACTCGGGTTGCCCACCCGTGCCGCGGGGATCTCGGATGAGTGCAAGACACCTTCGCCTGCCCTCGATCTCGGCGCAACACTTCCCCACACGCTGACACGGCTCGTCAACGGACGTCCAGTCAAGATCGTTGCCTTCGGTTCCTCTTCCACGGCAGGTGCCGGGGCGAGCGATGCGGGGCATGCCTACCCCAGC
This portion of the Alphaproteobacteria bacterium genome encodes:
- a CDS encoding peptidoglycan DD-metalloendopeptidase family protein, which encodes MGFLGVDRAARRVLGAAFQERQIFLRENGQVRYLTLSRSRQAGFFMLFTALVCWSLHATYVYFSYDARLAASHRKLAEVQAAYDRIAAELDVANEKVQLAYRDMLDRGPVKQREPMITGDMRIESQLALIALEAHNADLTGNLAELASRLEASQVERDRSIAATAEMARQRGAIDAELAEIRHKNGELDDAVASLNLRLKAATAAEERSKSESDAALRQVADLQQQIATLSSDQQILMARLSQRAEGRSGKVERIIAMIGLDVNRLLAETRRDASERGVGKGGVGGPFIAYNVGKPPSSDSASVRSGDFDRMVSALDIQEQRREGLRRVLERLPLTSPVDNYHITSEFGPRIDPLNGRTAMHEGVDLGADTGAAVFSTAPGKVEFAGWQGLFGKMVEIDHGMGIKTRYAHLKSVNVHVGQRVAARTQIGVIGSTGRSTGTHLHYEVIVDGRHQNPVKFIEAGEYVYSKD
- a CDS encoding alpha/beta hydrolase — translated: MPNGYREGRYRSQDDIDLYFRDYGDPGSTELPLLCLTGLTRNSRDFERLALHYAAERRVISPDYRGRGRSQYDPNWRNYRPEVYLNDIRHLLALLDVHKTVVIGTSLGGILAMALGALQPVAIAAVVLNDIGPEVASKGLGRILDYISVDRPERDWPSAIESLKRLFPSLSAATPEDWQRVAEGTFRMGEDGLLHFDWDVALVKPIAGSSDALPDLWPLFRGLPKVPVLAVRGGVSDVLTEATFERMAAARPDLMRATVPAVGHAPSLEEPIACQAIDALLGRLTA
- the dapA gene encoding 4-hydroxy-tetrahydrodipicolinate synthase — encoded protein: MFKGCLTALITPFRDGRVDEKAFQSFVDWQIKEGVHGVVPCGTTGESPTLSHAEHKRVTELCIETAKGRVPVVAGTGSNCTAEAIDFAKHAEKAGADAQLVVTPYYNKPTQEGLYRHFKAIHDSCALPIIVYNIPPRSVIDMTIETMARLAELPRVVGVKDATNDLARPVRTKLAIGAKFSLLSGEDGTSLAFLAQSGHGCISVTANVAPKLCSEMHVAWQKSDVSKARTINEKLTPLHQALFIEASPGPVKYAASLLGLCTAELRLPLCEIQEASKAKVREAMAHVGLIKGGERRAAE
- a CDS encoding lytic transglycosylase domain-containing protein: MRAGLLAFGAMLGILAAGAAAADSSGLSTEDREIYKAAFHAADVNRWTDAKSLASQAKDPILAKVITWLYVIRPTSDANFDEIAGFCEDNPDWPKPELLRERGEAALPDDMAQSRVRAYFERNTPVSATGKVRYAEALMATDEEKAGADLLRKAWIEGNFGERQEQLVLEKHRDLIRSADNNARLDRLLWDGQTHAARALMRHVDSAHAALADARLRLQGMELGVERAISRVPGDLQGNPGLLFDRLRWRQHKDMDDEAAAILFHPPADLVRPELWWQARAVQVHRALGQGRVREALRLAENHGQKPGTTNYADAEWLAGWIELRLLHEPKQALKHFDAVADAVRYPISRARAEYWQGRAQEDLGKSKEASDSFAAAANFSATYYGQVAALRIDASARFVLPPSPKPAVFQREVFESKELVRVVRALGQVGEEDLKEVFIKRLGGLATTPEEAVLVADLAVSEMRPDLAVRLARQTWHGEVPLTVHSYPTRTLPPTVSTEGALVLAVIRQESAFDPRAVSRAGALGLMQLMPATARKTASGLGLRYASNRLTDDPDYNVQVGSAYLTQLLDDFGGSYALALAAYNAGPARVREWMRDNGDPRSPQVDMIDWIEMIPFDETRNYVQRVLEALNIYREQIGGVRVGLDGENSGQNGASEP
- a CDS encoding haloacid dehalogenase type II, yielding MKRLDGIRACVFDAYGTIFNFTSAAAKCRDDLGDKAGPLATLWRDKQLQYTWLRTLMGRHADFWQVTTDGLDFALETLGLNDPNLRNRLMQCYMTLDCFPEVPELLKRLRAAGLKTAILSNGTPNMLAAAVSAAGLGAHLDAVISVEEVGVYKVHPKVYQRAVDRLGVKPAEISFQSSNAWDAHAASAFGFKVVWCNRYGQRVERLPGSPNFEVKSLAELPALLGL
- a CDS encoding polymer-forming cytoskeletal protein is translated as MPSIVSSDLTVNGGLVSEGDIQIDGNVEGDVKTTRLTIGEGGSVKGAITADTVTVAGAVVGQIRAKTIVLARTSRVQGDIWHDSLAIEAGAQFEGTCKRLNAAEATTQSSLTSWAANRRSSSSEATTNGVAASSD